A section of the Cytophagales bacterium genome encodes:
- a CDS encoding T9SS type A sorting domain-containing protein, with product MIKKMLLKNTKSQRSRQLTIHSRQYCLLSTACCLLLLCSISGYSQSNAPKTLSSGGTYQSAGGYSLSYTFGQPPNVTTFFAGSNYLTQGFQQPWTTVSLIPSIPICLVTIDSATGKNMVVWDKPVPAAGVASFNIYRESPIAGVYDSIGNVLYNNFSVFVDPGSTPQVKSERYKISVVDSSGIESTLSAAQKTIHLAVVPGIPPTINLVWENYEGFAFSTYYVYRYSTSTGWVKLDSLASGNTSYTDPSPPCGDLYYMIEVPHSTGCTASFKVLVYNASTSNIASISSPSGLTLFTSDLDASCIAVCDGIASVFASGGTQPYSHLWDDPAAQTNSTANNLCVGTYNVIVTDSAGCTDTASVTINSPPEMILTITPTNSTCGNADGSASVSVSNGIPPYMYAWSSGDTLDIAVSLSSGIYVVTVTDVNGCSNFALAAISDADGPVIDNVLSTDITCSGGSDGVITISVIGGTQPYAYLWSNGSINPFISNLVAGPYEVTVTDSNGCITNQSVTLTQPNAFSFMITTTDANCGNNDGSASVSVSGGTGAYTYAWSNGGTDSTETGLAAGVYTLTVTDVSGCTDSVNVAVSNVGGATITIDSIIDGGCGASLGSIYISVTGGSGIFTYLWSDGSTNEDLVNVSSGTYNVAVTDTNNCISTESAHISGIPSVAASICLVTVDSASGKNQIVWEKTQTEGVLSYNIYKESSQINVYYLIGNVPVNTTSVFVDSLSDPTVRSWRYKMQVVDSCLNESELSTDHKTMHLTIGLGLPPKINLNWDHYEGDFLFSTYYVLRYTVSTGWVTLDSLASNLTSFTDPLPPPNEDLYYVVEVKHPTGCDPNLSKVLVYNSARSNVSNRLLPTGITEGGTSLRPVQVFPNPYSGVTQISYTLPEKADVLLEVFNVLGKKIQVLVNGEQNSGNYRYSFSAKELGYSSGVYILKLIAGEDVYTKQLVEY from the coding sequence ATGATTAAAAAAATGCTACTAAAAAACACTAAATCCCAAAGAAGCAGGCAGTTGACAATTCACAGTCGACAATATTGCCTGCTGTCAACTGCCTGCTGCTTACTGCTTTTGTGCAGCATCAGCGGCTACAGCCAATCAAATGCTCCAAAAACGCTCTCTTCAGGCGGCACGTATCAAAGTGCAGGCGGGTACTCATTGTCTTATACATTCGGGCAGCCGCCCAATGTGACTACCTTTTTTGCCGGCTCCAACTACCTGACACAAGGTTTTCAGCAGCCCTGGACAACCGTTTCTCTCATTCCATCCATTCCCATCTGTCTTGTTACTATTGATAGCGCTACCGGTAAAAACATGGTTGTATGGGATAAACCTGTACCGGCTGCAGGTGTTGCTTCTTTTAATATTTACAGAGAATCACCAATAGCAGGTGTTTATGACTCTATTGGCAATGTACTTTATAATAACTTTAGTGTCTTTGTTGATCCTGGTTCAACCCCGCAGGTTAAATCTGAGAGGTATAAGATCTCGGTAGTCGATTCATCAGGCATCGAATCAACCCTGAGCGCTGCACAAAAGACTATACACTTAGCTGTTGTGCCGGGAATTCCACCAACGATAAATTTGGTTTGGGAAAATTATGAGGGTTTTGCTTTTAGTACTTATTATGTTTACAGATATTCAACATCAACAGGATGGGTAAAGTTAGATTCATTAGCAAGTGGTAATACCTCCTATACAGACCCTTCCCCTCCATGTGGCGATCTGTATTATATGATAGAAGTACCTCATTCTACAGGGTGTACTGCTTCATTTAAGGTACTCGTATATAACGCTTCCACGTCTAATATAGCTTCTATTTCATCCCCATCTGGTTTAACACTTTTTACGTCTGATTTAGATGCTTCATGTATTGCAGTATGTGATGGGATAGCCTCTGTATTTGCATCGGGAGGCACCCAACCTTACAGCCACCTTTGGGATGATCCGGCAGCGCAGACAAATTCCACGGCAAATAATTTATGTGTGGGAACCTATAACGTAATAGTAACTGACTCAGCCGGCTGCACAGATACAGCAAGTGTAACAATTAATTCACCGCCTGAAATGATACTCACCATCACTCCAACAAATTCGACTTGTGGCAACGCAGACGGCAGCGCATCTGTGAGTGTCAGTAATGGCATACCACCTTACATGTATGCCTGGTCAAGTGGCGATACGCTTGATATTGCTGTTAGTTTGTCTTCCGGTATTTATGTAGTAACAGTAACCGATGTTAATGGTTGTTCTAATTTTGCCCTTGCCGCGATCAGCGATGCAGACGGTCCGGTGATCGATAATGTTCTTTCAACAGATATTACCTGTAGTGGTGGTTCAGATGGAGTTATAACTATTTCAGTAATCGGTGGCACGCAACCTTACGCTTACCTGTGGTCAAATGGAAGTATAAACCCTTTCATTTCTAATTTAGTGGCAGGGCCTTATGAAGTGACCGTTACAGATTCAAACGGATGTATTACCAATCAAAGCGTTACGCTTACCCAGCCCAATGCATTTAGCTTTATGATCACTACAACCGATGCCAATTGCGGCAACAACGACGGCAGCGCATCTGTGAGTGTAAGTGGTGGAACAGGCGCCTATACTTATGCATGGTCTAATGGTGGAACTGACTCCACTGAAACCGGCCTGGCAGCAGGAGTTTATACTTTAACCGTTACAGATGTTAGCGGCTGTACTGACTCAGTCAACGTTGCCGTAAGTAACGTAGGTGGAGCGACAATAACCATAGATTCAATCATAGATGGAGGATGTGGCGCTTCTTTAGGCTCTATTTATATCAGCGTAACAGGCGGGTCAGGGATATTTACCTACTTATGGTCAGATGGTTCTACCAATGAAGACCTGGTAAATGTATCTTCAGGAACGTATAATGTAGCTGTAACCGATACAAACAACTGTATATCAACAGAAAGCGCTCACATATCAGGAATACCTTCAGTAGCAGCTTCAATTTGTCTTGTCACAGTTGACAGCGCTTCGGGCAAGAACCAGATCGTATGGGAGAAAACACAAACAGAGGGAGTTCTATCATACAACATATATAAAGAGAGTTCTCAGATTAATGTTTATTATTTGATAGGAAACGTGCCTGTAAACACCACAAGCGTGTTCGTAGATAGCTTATCGGATCCAACGGTCAGATCGTGGAGATATAAGATGCAGGTGGTAGATTCATGCCTTAATGAATCGGAATTAAGTACAGATCATAAGACCATGCATTTGACTATAGGTTTAGGATTACCCCCTAAAATAAACCTGAACTGGGATCACTATGAAGGAGATTTTCTATTTTCCACATATTATGTTCTCAGATATACCGTATCAACCGGCTGGGTAACTCTGGATTCGCTGGCAAGCAATCTTACTTCCTTTACTGATCCTTTACCGCCTCCTAATGAAGACCTCTATTACGTTGTTGAAGTAAAGCACCCTACGGGCTGTGATCCAAATCTGAGTAAGGTGTTAGTTTACAATTCAGCCAGGTCAAATGTATCCAACAGGCTATTGCCTACGGGGATCACTGAGGGGGGTACCTCGCTTCGCCCGGTACAGGTTTTTCCCAATCCATATTCGGGTGTGACTCAGATAAGCTATACTTTACCTGAAAAAGCAGATGTGCTCTTAGAAGTATTTAATGTTTTGGGCAAAAAGATACAGGTATTGGTTAACGGGGAACAAAACAGCGGGAATTACCGGTATAGTTTTAGTGCAAAGGAGCTGGGTTATTCTTCCGGGGTTTATATTCTGAAGCTTATAGCAGGAGAAGATGTTTACACTAAACAGTTGGTGGAATATTGA
- a CDS encoding M15 family metallopeptidase, whose amino-acid sequence MQRRKFINTISRLIPCLTLIPYIDIRLTTCLHSMPSLRGRTMSSIFFDPLELLGKIRPELYGDNYNLRAKASEAFTSMRSTALKDDIKIYSVSSYRSFEHQKGIWNRKYQKYIGRGMSPEKAINKIIEYSTIPGTSRHHWGTDLDIIDKSKPVPSDPLSAEHFKPGGLYEMLGEWLKKNAGKYGFYEVYTNDSTRKGFKYEPWHYSFKELSKPILEAFLEIDLKKYLIDEKIMGSEYFTDAFLGKYSDENILGINEELKGK is encoded by the coding sequence TCAAGATTAATTCCTTGTTTAACCTTAATACCTTACATAGATATTCGTCTGACCACTTGCCTTCACTCAATGCCATCCCTTAGAGGCCGGACGATGAGTAGTATTTTTTTTGATCCCCTGGAATTACTAGGCAAAATAAGACCCGAATTATATGGTGATAATTATAATCTGCGGGCAAAAGCTTCTGAGGCATTTACATCTATGCGATCTACTGCTTTGAAAGATGATATAAAGATCTATTCAGTATCAAGTTACAGAAGTTTTGAGCATCAAAAGGGAATTTGGAACAGAAAATATCAAAAATATATTGGCCGAGGCATGTCTCCGGAAAAGGCCATCAATAAGATCATTGAGTACTCTACGATTCCCGGCACCTCCAGGCATCACTGGGGCACTGACCTGGATATTATTGACAAATCCAAGCCTGTGCCCTCTGATCCGCTGAGTGCCGAACATTTCAAACCGGGAGGCCTTTATGAGATGTTGGGTGAATGGCTTAAAAAAAATGCCGGTAAATATGGTTTTTACGAAGTTTACACAAATGATTCTACAAGAAAAGGCTTTAAATACGAACCGTGGCATTATAGCTTTAAGGAATTATCAAAGCCAATACTGGAAGCTTTTCTTGAAATTGATCTTAAAAAGTATTTGATTGATGAGAAGATCATGGGGAGTGAATATTTTACGGATGCGTTTTTGGGTAAATATAGTGATGAGAATATACTGGGGATAAATGAGGAGTTGAAAGGAAAATAA
- a CDS encoding NAD-dependent deacylase, giving the protein MAKKSKIVVLTGAGISAESGIKTFRDSGGLWEGYEVTEVASPEGWARNRELVLEFYNMRRKNVLEAKPNAAHLALPKLEKKYDVTVITQNIDNLHERAGLTNVIHLHGEIFKSQSTADPALIYECKEDIKPGDKCEKGSQLRPFIVWFGEAVPMMEKAVQETLTADILIVVGTSLVVYPAAGLIDYVSNEVPKYVVDPNMPAVIPRPNLHLIEKKGSVGVPELVNELLAHGST; this is encoded by the coding sequence GTGGCAAAAAAATCAAAAATAGTAGTCCTGACCGGTGCGGGAATAAGTGCTGAAAGCGGCATAAAAACATTCCGCGATTCAGGTGGATTGTGGGAAGGGTATGAAGTTACAGAAGTAGCATCCCCGGAAGGCTGGGCACGAAATCGTGAGCTGGTGCTGGAATTTTATAATATGCGAAGGAAGAACGTACTGGAAGCAAAGCCTAACGCTGCCCACCTCGCTTTGCCCAAATTAGAGAAAAAGTACGATGTAACTGTCATAACGCAAAACATTGATAACCTGCACGAACGGGCAGGATTAACCAACGTGATCCACCTTCATGGAGAGATCTTTAAATCACAAAGCACAGCAGACCCTGCCCTCATCTACGAATGTAAAGAGGATATTAAACCAGGTGATAAATGCGAAAAAGGCTCACAACTCCGGCCCTTTATTGTGTGGTTCGGAGAAGCGGTTCCTATGATGGAAAAAGCTGTGCAGGAAACGCTCACTGCTGATATTTTAATAGTGGTGGGTACTTCTCTTGTCGTATATCCTGCAGCCGGATTGATTGACTATGTTTCTAATGAAGTTCCTAAATACGTTGTTGATCCCAATATGCCTGCTGTAATCCCAAGACCAAACCTGCATTTGATTGAGAAAAAAGGGAGTGTTGGAGTGCCGGAATTGGTTAATGAATTGTTAGCGCATGGAAGTACTTAG
- a CDS encoding type II toxin-antitoxin system RelE/ParE family toxin, with the protein MDIQEATDWYNEQVPGCGSRFQKQVKFQINSLKINPNGYAIRYADVHCMLIKKFPFLVHFTVDESKFIVKVFAVVHTSRNPKIWEEKRRMKN; encoded by the coding sequence TTGGACATACAGGAAGCTACTGACTGGTATAACGAACAAGTGCCTGGCTGTGGTTCTCGTTTTCAAAAACAAGTAAAGTTCCAAATCAATTCTTTAAAAATCAATCCGAATGGCTACGCCATACGTTATGCCGATGTGCATTGCATGCTCATTAAAAAATTTCCATTTTTGGTGCATTTCACTGTTGATGAATCAAAGTTTATCGTAAAAGTATTTGCCGTTGTGCACACCAGCCGAAATCCTAAAATTTGGGAAGAAAAAAGAAGAATGAAAAATTAA
- the topA gene encoding type I DNA topoisomerase → MSKNIVIVESPAKAKTIEGYLGKDFLVKSSMGHVRDLPKDDFGIEINNGFKPTYIISKDKKEIVSQLKKLTKEAETVWLATDDDREGEAISWHLTKALDLDDAKLRRIVFREITKQAILNSIRNPRDIDINLVNSQQARRILDRLVGYELSPVLWKKIKRGLSAGRVQSVAVRLIVEREREIDGFKSSSTFKITAFFDLGDGKLLEAELSEKFATEEEAEVFLQACLGAAYSIKNLEKKPGKKSPAPPFTTSSLQQEASIKLGFSVSQTMTLAQRLYEDGKISYMRTDSVNLSEHALQIAKNEIINTYGEPYSNTRRYKTKSQTAQEAHEAIRPTDFTVNNASTDRNQQRLYELILKRAIASQMADAQIEKTIATITISTVPQTLTATGEVVKFDGFLKVYTESADEENPDESNNKMLPPLKINQVLDLDRMKATQKFSRPPARFTEASLVKKLEELGIGRPSTYAPTVSTIQKRGYIVKESREGKNRNYKELILKDDQIKVLTNSEITGTEKAKLFPTDIARIVNDFLIEHFPIVTDYSFTAKIEEELDEIASGMKEWQKMIANFYDGFHKRVENTENIDRSTLGTISELGNEPESGKKVIARIGKFGPMVQMGESTDSEKPRFASLLKEQRLETITLEEALELFKLPREAGIYENKPMIAAIGRYGPYIKHDNKFYSIGKEDDPLTITAEKAIELIAAKRKADAERTIKIFDEDPEVKVLNGRWGPYISAGKKNVKIPKDKDPESLTLQECLELAANAPVKKGGRKWREK, encoded by the coding sequence TAAACCTACCTATATAATTTCAAAAGATAAAAAGGAAATAGTATCGCAATTAAAAAAACTTACCAAAGAAGCAGAAACAGTGTGGTTAGCCACAGACGATGACCGTGAAGGTGAAGCCATTTCCTGGCATCTTACCAAAGCCCTTGACCTTGATGATGCAAAATTACGCAGGATCGTATTCAGGGAAATAACAAAACAGGCTATTTTAAACTCTATCCGGAACCCAAGAGATATTGACATTAACCTTGTCAATTCCCAACAGGCAAGAAGGATTTTAGACCGGTTAGTTGGCTATGAACTTTCTCCTGTTTTATGGAAAAAAATTAAGCGGGGTTTGTCTGCCGGCAGAGTCCAATCGGTGGCTGTACGGCTTATTGTTGAAAGAGAAAGGGAAATAGACGGTTTTAAGTCTTCCTCAACTTTTAAAATAACTGCATTTTTTGATCTGGGTGACGGTAAATTGCTGGAAGCAGAGCTATCTGAAAAATTTGCAACAGAAGAAGAAGCAGAAGTGTTTTTACAAGCATGCCTGGGAGCTGCTTATAGCATTAAAAATTTAGAAAAAAAACCCGGGAAAAAATCCCCTGCCCCACCATTTACTACCTCTTCCTTGCAACAGGAAGCCAGTATAAAATTGGGGTTTTCTGTGTCACAAACCATGACCCTTGCCCAGCGTCTTTATGAGGATGGGAAAATATCTTATATGAGGACAGATTCGGTAAATCTCTCAGAGCACGCATTACAAATCGCAAAAAATGAGATAATTAATACTTATGGTGAACCTTATTCCAATACAAGGAGATATAAAACAAAATCTCAGACTGCCCAGGAAGCGCACGAGGCTATAAGGCCCACTGATTTTACCGTAAATAATGCGTCAACGGACAGAAATCAACAAAGATTATATGAACTGATCCTGAAGAGAGCCATTGCCTCACAGATGGCTGATGCACAGATAGAAAAAACCATTGCCACCATTACAATTTCTACTGTCCCTCAAACCTTAACAGCAACCGGTGAAGTCGTAAAGTTTGATGGATTTCTAAAGGTTTATACCGAATCTGCTGACGAAGAAAACCCGGATGAATCAAACAATAAGATGCTCCCACCACTTAAGATAAACCAGGTTCTGGACCTTGACAGGATGAAAGCCACGCAAAAATTCTCCAGACCTCCTGCACGATTTACTGAGGCCAGCCTGGTAAAAAAACTTGAAGAATTGGGTATCGGACGGCCCTCAACTTATGCCCCTACTGTCTCTACCATTCAGAAAAGAGGGTACATTGTTAAAGAAAGCAGGGAAGGGAAAAATAGAAATTATAAAGAGCTTATACTAAAAGATGATCAAATTAAAGTTCTGACTAACTCTGAAATTACAGGAACGGAAAAAGCAAAATTATTCCCAACAGATATTGCAAGGATCGTTAACGACTTCCTGATCGAACATTTCCCCATAGTTACCGATTATTCTTTCACAGCAAAAATTGAGGAAGAATTAGACGAGATCGCTTCCGGAATGAAAGAGTGGCAAAAGATGATTGCAAACTTTTATGACGGTTTTCATAAAAGGGTAGAAAATACTGAAAATATTGACAGATCTACTTTAGGAACTATCAGTGAGTTAGGCAATGAACCCGAATCCGGGAAAAAAGTAATTGCCAGGATAGGTAAGTTTGGGCCTATGGTTCAGATGGGTGAAAGTACAGATAGCGAAAAGCCAAGATTCGCCAGTTTATTAAAAGAACAACGGTTAGAGACTATCACCCTTGAAGAAGCCCTGGAGTTATTCAAGCTGCCGAGAGAGGCGGGCATTTATGAAAACAAACCTATGATCGCAGCTATTGGTAGGTATGGACCGTATATAAAACACGATAACAAATTCTATTCCATAGGCAAAGAAGATGATCCATTGACGATCACCGCAGAAAAAGCTATAGAGTTGATAGCAGCAAAAAGAAAGGCTGATGCAGAAAGAACGATCAAAATATTCGATGAAGATCCGGAAGTAAAAGTTTTAAATGGCAGATGGGGCCCCTACATCTCTGCCGGGAAGAAAAATGTAAAAATCCCAAAAGATAAAGACCCGGAATCGCTCACGCTGCAGGAATGTCTTGAACTGGCAGCCAATGCACCCGTGAAGAAAGGAGGAAGGAAGTGGAGGGAGAAGTAA